A single genomic interval of Zingiber officinale cultivar Zhangliang chromosome 4A, Zo_v1.1, whole genome shotgun sequence harbors:
- the LOC121971841 gene encoding kinesin-like protein KIN-13B: MNGAVVGGRQMQQRTGGQLHQRQYSSDQIFPEAGGGGASKWLQLGGLPASQQVEYSRMLRNMQRGMSGEFLSSAEPLTPPISSRPSSQRKNGEEVFPNDLSPGILDIHSFDTELLPEMTGAGFGALPLGYGHDRNLDDIEASFSSNRPLSRNIVPPSEKEKTSSVAKIKVVVRKRPLNKKEIAKKEDDIITIEPGCNSLTVHETKFKVDLTEYLEKHEFVFDAVLDENVSNEEVYHETVEPIVPAIFNRTKATCFAYGQTGSGKTYTMHPLPLKASQDILRLMHHAYRNQGFQLFVSFFEIYGGKLFDLLNDRRKLCMREDGKQKVCIVGLQEYRVSSIDTIKDLIEKGNATRSTGTTGANEESSRSHAILQLAIKKSVDGNESKPARICGKLSFIDLAGSERGADTTDNDKQTRIEGAEINKSLLALKECIRALDNDQVHIPFRGSKLTEVLRDSFVGDSRTVMISCISPNSGSCEHTLNTLRYADRVKSLSKGNTKKDLSSTTNLRESVAAPLSFSKTEGNNADASENYKRGWSKQIENESSFFSAREDGILTASQANHFQVNSRSSTTAEMFNYSEDVLEQEKPSLMKGKAEAYAVLPTNGKARRVDSLVKRKDVFDEDSFDSDDELADLLKEEEDLVTAHRRQVEATLNIVREEMRLLDEAYQPGNQLDEYVTRLNAILSQKAAGIVELQARLTNFQKHLTEKHVLVSSIAP; encoded by the exons ATGAACGGTGCCGTTGTCGGCGGGAGGCAGATGCAGCAGCGAACCGGCGGACAGCTCCACCAGCGGCAGTACTCGTCCGACCAAATTTTCCCTGAAGCAGGAGGGGGCGGCGCCAGCAAGTGGCTGCAGCTCGGGGGACTGCCTGCTTCTCAGCAG GTGGAATATTCGAGGATGTTGAGGAACATGCAAAGGGGGATGAGCGGGGAGTTCTTATCATCGGCGGAGCCGTTGACGCCGCCGATATCTTCGCGACCCTCGAGCCAGAGGAAAAACGGGGAGGAAGTGTTCCCAAATGATCTCAGTCCGGGGATCTTAGATATCCATTCCTTCGACACTGAACTTCTCCCAGAA ATGACAGGTGCGGGATTTGGTGCATTACCACTTGGTTATGGCCATGATAGAAACTTGGATGACATTGAGGCTAGCTTTTCCAGTAACAGACCTTTGAGCCGCAATATAGTACCACCATCTGAGAAAGAAAAAACAAGTTCGGTTGCCAAAATCAAAGTGGTG GTAAGAAAAAGACCACTTAACAAAAAGGAAATAGCAAAAAAGGAGGATGATATCATCACTATAGAACCAGGTTGCAACTCGCTTACCGTTCATGAGACAAAATTCAAG GTTGACCTAACGGAGTATCTTGAGAAGCATGAGTTTGTGTTTGATGCTGTACTGGATGAAAATGTCTCAAACGAAGAA GTATATCATGAGACTGTTGAACCAATTGTCCCTGCTATCTTTAATCGTACCAAGGCAACTTGTTTTGCCTATGGACAAACAG GTAGTGGAAAGACATACACTATGCACCCACTACCTCTTAAAGCATCACAAGATATTCTGAGGctaatgcatcatgcatatagaAATCAAGGTTTCCAGTTGTTCGTCAGCTTCTTTGAGATTTATGGAGGAAAGCTCTTTGATTTGCTAAATGACCGAAG GAAGCTTTGCATGAGAGAGGATGGAAAGCAGAAGGTTTGCATAGTGGGTTTGCAAGAGTATAGGGTGTCAAGTATTGACACCATAAAGGACCTCATTGAAAAAGGTAATGCAACCAGGAGTACTGGCACAACTGGAGCAAATGAGGAATCATCCCGTTCTCATGCCATACTTCAACTTGCCATTAAGAAATCAGTAGATGGTAATGAATCAAAGCCTGCTCGAATTTGTGGCAAACTCTCATTTATAGACCTTGCTGGAAGTGAGCGAGGTGCAGATACCACTGATAATGACAAGCAGACAAG AATAGAAGGCGCAGAGATCAACAAAAGTTTGCTTGCATTGAAGGAATGCATTCGGGCCCTTGACAATGACCAGGTTCATATTCCTTTCAGAGGGAGTAAGCTAACTGAAGTGCTAAGGGATTCATTTGTTGGTGACTCACGCACAGTGATGATATCATGCATATCTCCAAATTCGGGCTCATGTGAACACACTTTGAATACTCTGCGATATGCTGATAG GGTGAAGAGTCTCTCTAAAGGAAACACTAAAAAGGATCTTTCATCAACAACAAATCTAAGAGAGTCAGTTGCTGCTCCTTTATCTTTCTCCAAGACTGAAGGAAACAATGCCGATGCCAGTGAGAATTACAAACGCGGATGGTCCAAACAAATTGAGAATGAATCCTCGTTTTTCAGTGCGAGAGAAGATGGCATACTGACAGCTTCACAAGCAAACCATTTTCAGGTTAACAGTAGAAGTTCTACAACCGCAGAGATGTTTAATTACTCTGAGGATGTACTTGAGCAAGAAAAACCATCTCTGATGAAAGGAAAGGCAGAGGCTTACGCTGTTTTGCCGACAAATGGGAAGGCGAGGAGGGTTGATTCGCTGGTGAAACGGAAAGATGTCTTTGATGAAGACTCTTTTGATTCCGATGATGAActagctgatcttttgaag GAAGAAGAGGATTTGGTGACGGCTCATCGAAGACAAGTGGAGGCAACGCTGAACATTGTCAGAGAG GAAATGAGACTTTTGGATGAAGCATATCAACCTGGTAACCAGCTGGATGAATATGTAACTAGATTGAATGCCATTCTCTCTCAGAAGGCTGCAGGAATCGTCGAGTTGCAGGCTCGTCTGACTAATTTTCAAAAGCATTTGACTGAGAAACATGTGCTTGTTTCATCTATTGCCCCTTGA